The proteins below come from a single Leptospira ellinghausenii genomic window:
- the fliM gene encoding flagellar motor switch protein FliM, producing MTEILSQDEIDALLNAISSGEVSEDEYSSVGEQKKVKIYDFKRPDKFSKDQIRTLQMMHETFARLATTGLSAQLRALVVVHVASVDQLTYEEFIRSIPNPTTLAVINMDPLRGSAILEIDPSISFTIIDRLFGGKGESSKVNRELSDIELSVMEGIIVRILGNLRESWSTVIDLRPRLGNIETNPQFAQVVPPNDMVVLITLETKVGEVEGMTNLCIPYITIEPIINKLSAQYWYSSIRKGEVDENRAVIQERLDQVKIPLISEVGSVDISLNDLMNLHVGDVIKLENTPIKTDLMVKVGDRSKFKATPGRVGNRLAIQIGDSIEDIPDELLGSTRSEQEY from the coding sequence ATGACGGAAATCCTTTCCCAAGACGAAATTGATGCCCTGTTAAATGCCATCTCCTCAGGAGAAGTTTCCGAGGATGAATACTCATCAGTTGGGGAACAAAAAAAAGTCAAAATTTACGACTTCAAACGTCCAGATAAATTTTCAAAAGACCAAATTCGTACATTACAGATGATGCACGAAACCTTTGCCCGTTTAGCAACCACTGGACTATCCGCACAGTTACGTGCATTAGTTGTTGTCCACGTAGCATCGGTTGACCAGTTAACATACGAAGAATTCATTCGTTCCATTCCGAATCCCACTACACTTGCTGTGATCAATATGGATCCTCTTCGCGGGTCTGCCATTTTAGAAATTGACCCTTCAATTTCCTTTACAATCATAGATCGTCTGTTTGGTGGTAAGGGTGAATCTTCTAAAGTCAATCGAGAACTTTCTGATATCGAGTTATCGGTTATGGAAGGGATCATCGTTAGGATCCTTGGTAACTTACGAGAGTCTTGGTCAACGGTGATTGACTTACGCCCAAGGCTTGGAAACATTGAAACAAACCCACAATTCGCACAGGTAGTTCCTCCGAATGACATGGTGGTATTAATTACCCTCGAAACAAAAGTAGGGGAAGTGGAAGGGATGACAAACCTTTGTATTCCTTATATCACGATTGAACCAATCATCAATAAACTTTCTGCCCAATACTGGTATTCCTCAATCCGAAAAGGGGAAGTGGATGAAAACCGAGCTGTCATCCAAGAGCGACTCGACCAAGTCAAAATCCCTCTGATTTCGGAAGTAGGGAGTGTTGACATTTCCTTAAATGATCTTATGAATTTGCATGTAGGTGATGTGATCAAACTAGAAAACACACCTATCAAAACTGATTTAATGGTAAAAGTGGGCGATCGAAGTAAATTCAAAGCCACACCAGGCCGTGTCGGAAACCGTCTTGCCATTCAAATTGGAGATAGTATCGAGGACATTCCAGACGAACTTCTCGGTTCTACTCGTTCTGAACAAGAATATTAA
- a CDS encoding alkaline phosphatase family protein: MRISKLLNHLSGLYSLVGKFVIGKLAKHFLILVFLIPIFFSFSGSKSLNARPKKYQKKDSNSRQIRAVRQTIVISIDGFPSYYWTNPKYHSYFPHLVGFFQKYGVSEIETVNPSVTYPAHTSMVTGKDPGEHGILNNTLSDPFEKNDGGWMWYAEDIVVPTLWDLAKQNQKTTANVFWPVTVGATINWNLPQYWRKKIPEDDKLLRVISTTGLHKEAEIAVGSPLNDLAKDEVKLKTATWLFQTKKPNLMFVYTTDLDTLHHGFGPSSEKALVRLAEIDTAIFTFLESVGAFTKNGPSIVIVSDHGFHSAESVCAPNVILKQKGYINDETGTYTLTFKSSGGISILLPGTEVNLPKETITNLVTEITNSCPGAEWMDFTSLPIGETFPVIDNTNQKIRSQIHPRALGILRTKENLFFSGSRKGEVFQSSPSKIHGHGYWNENPEMKTIGFVYDPTGKKHQFHSVKDVFFIVKEMLGLKERKTKGPSVPTKP; encoded by the coding sequence ATGCGAATTTCTAAACTTTTGAATCACCTAAGTGGATTGTATTCATTGGTTGGGAAGTTCGTAATTGGCAAACTAGCGAAGCATTTTTTGATTCTAGTTTTTTTGATTCCTATATTCTTCTCTTTTAGTGGTTCAAAATCATTAAATGCAAGGCCGAAAAAATATCAGAAAAAAGATTCAAATTCCAGACAAATCCGAGCCGTTCGCCAAACGATTGTCATCTCGATTGATGGGTTTCCTTCTTACTATTGGACAAATCCAAAATACCATTCCTATTTTCCCCATTTAGTCGGTTTTTTCCAAAAATACGGAGTTTCGGAAATAGAAACAGTCAATCCTTCTGTCACTTATCCCGCGCATACCTCAATGGTGACAGGGAAGGATCCGGGGGAACATGGAATCTTGAATAATACATTGTCCGATCCTTTTGAAAAAAATGATGGGGGATGGATGTGGTATGCAGAAGACATTGTGGTGCCGACTCTTTGGGATCTGGCAAAACAAAATCAAAAAACAACAGCCAATGTATTTTGGCCTGTTACCGTTGGGGCAACTATCAATTGGAACCTTCCCCAGTATTGGAGGAAAAAAATACCTGAGGATGATAAACTTCTCCGTGTGATTTCCACAACGGGGCTACATAAGGAAGCCGAGATTGCCGTTGGATCTCCGTTAAACGATCTAGCAAAAGATGAAGTGAAGTTAAAAACAGCTACTTGGCTTTTCCAAACGAAAAAACCAAATTTAATGTTTGTTTATACGACTGATTTGGATACCTTGCACCATGGATTTGGACCAAGTTCCGAAAAGGCCTTGGTTCGATTGGCAGAAATTGACACAGCCATTTTTACTTTCTTAGAAAGTGTAGGTGCATTTACCAAAAATGGTCCGAGCATTGTGATTGTATCAGACCATGGGTTTCATTCCGCTGAGTCAGTCTGTGCACCCAATGTAATCCTAAAACAAAAAGGATACATCAATGATGAAACTGGAACCTACACTCTTACGTTTAAAAGTTCCGGTGGAATCTCGATCCTGTTACCGGGAACAGAAGTAAATCTTCCAAAAGAAACCATCACAAATCTAGTCACTGAAATTACGAACTCTTGTCCAGGTGCCGAATGGATGGATTTTACAAGTTTGCCAATAGGCGAAACCTTTCCTGTCATTGACAATACAAATCAAAAGATCAGATCCCAAATCCATCCACGTGCATTGGGAATCCTCCGAACCAAAGAAAACTTATTTTTTAGTGGGTCAAGAAAAGGAGAAGTCTTCCAATCATCACCTAGTAAAATCCATGGCCATGGGTATTGGAATGAGAATCCAGAAATGAAAACGATAGGATTTGTCTATGATCCAACTGGAAAAAAACACCAGTTTCATTCTGTAAAAGATGTATTTTTTATCGTAAAAGAGATGTTAGGTTTAAAAGAAAGGAAAACCAAAGGGCCAAGTGTTCCCACAAAACCCTAA
- a CDS encoding ferredoxin, with protein sequence MRKAYVDKDNCTSCNQCADNLPKYFMMDDDDLSQTHIGGETINDAMIPDEDEKKVQKEMDECPGECIHWKKH encoded by the coding sequence ATGAGAAAGGCTTATGTAGACAAAGACAATTGTACTTCCTGTAACCAGTGTGCAGATAATTTACCTAAGTACTTTATGATGGATGATGATGATTTGTCCCAAACCCATATTGGCGGAGAAACGATCAACGATGCAATGATCCCTGATGAAGACGAAAAAAAAGTCCAAAAGGAAATGGATGAATGCCCAGGGGAATGTATCCACTGGAAAAAACACTAA
- a CDS encoding SemiSWEET transporter, with product MDNLIGYVAAFLTTVSFLPQVLRVVMTKQTRDISRNMYIMFFFGVVLWFVYGILKSDFPIILANVVTLFFVTIILYYKINEGKET from the coding sequence ATGGATAACTTAATTGGGTATGTGGCAGCTTTTTTGACTACGGTCTCTTTTTTACCACAAGTCCTTCGTGTTGTCATGACCAAACAAACTAGGGATATCAGCCGTAATATGTACATCATGTTCTTTTTCGGTGTGGTGTTGTGGTTTGTTTATGGAATCTTAAAATCAGATTTTCCGATTATTCTCGCAAACGTAGTCACTTTATTTTTTGTAACAATCATTCTATACTATAAAATCAATGAAGGGAAAGAAACATGA
- the queF gene encoding preQ(1) synthase produces MSEKKSESSYEDKQDHIPSWTTPPIEWFANVYVGREYNIEFTIPEFTAVCPKTGLPDFGTIFIEYIPREKCAELKSLKEYMMSYRNVGIFHENVVNKILEDFVKAVDPIYVKVIGDYNVRGGVKTVVKREYKA; encoded by the coding sequence ATGTCGGAAAAAAAATCAGAATCTTCTTACGAGGACAAACAGGACCATATCCCGTCTTGGACCACCCCTCCTATTGAGTGGTTTGCCAATGTCTATGTTGGCCGAGAGTACAATATCGAATTTACCATTCCAGAATTTACCGCTGTTTGCCCGAAAACTGGACTTCCTGATTTTGGAACCATTTTCATCGAATATATTCCCAGAGAAAAATGTGCCGAACTAAAATCCCTCAAAGAATACATGATGTCCTACCGGAATGTTGGCATTTTTCATGAAAATGTAGTGAATAAAATCTTAGAAGATTTTGTGAAGGCTGTAGACCCCATTTATGTCAAAGTGATAGGCGATTATAATGTTCGGGGTGGTGTCAAAACCGTCGTAAAACGAGAGTACAAAGCATAA
- the guaA gene encoding glutamine-hydrolyzing GMP synthase, with protein sequence MKSDKKIAVVDFGGQYAHLIASRIRRLGAYTEILSNEEPLSIYESYAGIILSGGPSSVYEAGAPQLPSGFFNTSVPVLGICYGHQLMMRALGGEVVSANTKEYGPAILEIENANSDLSKSLSLKTKVWMSHGDEVVRLPKDFQVIAQSDHCRYAFVSHTSKKLYGIQFHPEVTHSEEGEILLKNFVELCGVSATWSISQFLEEQIQTLQKKVPAGKNVFLLVSGGVDSSVAYLLLSKALGKDRVKGLLVDTGFMRKNEVKDLMDNLHQVGFDLTIWDESEVFYSHLQNEFEPEKKRRIVGDLFLEAQGKATTSLGLDAEHWLLGQGTIYPDTIESGGTKHSHKIKTHHNRVPQIEALIREGKIVEPIADLYKDEVRDLGRKLGLPERWIERHPFPGPGLVVRMIASPKTNPPPIDFVVWKDKFPKAEIKILPILSVGVQGDQRSYAHCAVLSDFTSDWLELDQLSVEITNTKKEINRVVFAPGITHFDREFFYTKLSLDKEYADILREADAIVNQILYEESIHNEIWQMPVVLVPVGLRENSYGVVLRPVESTEAMTANFYQMNRNILSQITNKLLSLPSISLVMYDLTHKPPGTIEWE encoded by the coding sequence ATGAAAAGTGATAAAAAAATCGCAGTCGTCGATTTCGGCGGCCAGTATGCTCACCTCATTGCTTCCCGTATTCGCAGACTCGGAGCTTATACAGAAATCCTTTCCAACGAAGAACCATTGTCTATTTATGAATCCTATGCTGGGATCATCCTTTCTGGTGGTCCCAGTAGTGTGTATGAAGCAGGTGCACCACAATTACCTTCTGGGTTTTTTAACACCTCCGTTCCTGTTTTAGGAATTTGTTATGGGCACCAACTCATGATGCGTGCTCTTGGGGGCGAAGTTGTTTCAGCCAACACGAAAGAATACGGTCCAGCCATTCTTGAGATCGAAAATGCCAATTCGGACTTATCAAAATCGTTATCGTTAAAAACCAAAGTATGGATGAGCCATGGAGATGAAGTGGTTCGACTTCCAAAAGATTTCCAAGTGATCGCACAATCGGATCACTGCCGTTATGCGTTTGTTTCCCATACTTCCAAAAAACTGTATGGGATCCAATTCCACCCTGAAGTCACCCATTCTGAAGAAGGGGAAATTTTACTCAAAAACTTTGTAGAGTTATGTGGTGTTTCTGCTACATGGAGTATATCGCAGTTCTTAGAAGAACAAATCCAAACCTTACAAAAAAAAGTCCCAGCTGGAAAAAATGTATTTTTACTCGTTTCAGGGGGAGTGGATTCCTCTGTTGCTTATTTACTCCTTTCTAAAGCTCTCGGGAAAGATCGGGTCAAGGGACTCCTTGTCGATACAGGGTTTATGCGGAAAAACGAAGTAAAAGATTTGATGGACAATTTGCACCAAGTGGGTTTTGACCTTACCATTTGGGATGAAAGTGAGGTTTTTTACAGTCACTTACAAAACGAATTTGAACCTGAGAAAAAAAGAAGGATTGTTGGCGATTTATTTTTAGAAGCGCAAGGCAAAGCGACAACCTCTCTTGGACTCGACGCCGAACATTGGTTACTTGGCCAAGGTACCATCTACCCGGATACAATCGAATCTGGAGGAACCAAACATTCTCATAAAATCAAAACCCACCACAACCGTGTGCCTCAAATCGAAGCACTCATCCGTGAAGGAAAAATTGTAGAACCAATTGCAGATCTTTATAAAGATGAAGTTCGTGATTTAGGAAGAAAACTTGGGCTGCCAGAAAGATGGATCGAACGGCATCCTTTCCCAGGGCCTGGCCTTGTCGTTCGTATGATCGCAAGTCCTAAAACCAATCCTCCCCCCATCGATTTTGTGGTATGGAAGGACAAATTTCCAAAAGCAGAGATTAAAATTTTACCGATTCTATCTGTTGGTGTTCAGGGAGACCAAAGGAGTTATGCTCATTGTGCGGTGCTCAGTGATTTTACTTCCGATTGGTTGGAACTCGACCAATTGTCTGTTGAAATCACCAACACCAAAAAAGAAATCAATCGGGTGGTCTTTGCCCCAGGCATCACTCATTTTGATAGAGAATTCTTTTACACAAAACTTTCATTAGACAAAGAATATGCAGATATTTTGCGAGAAGCAGATGCAATTGTGAACCAAATCCTTTATGAAGAATCGATCCACAATGAAATTTGGCAGATGCCAGTTGTGCTTGTTCCTGTTGGATTACGCGAAAATTCCTATGGAGTGGTTTTACGACCTGTTGAATCGACGGAAGCAATGACTGCCAATTTTTACCAAATGAACCGAAACATTTTGTCTCAGATCACAAACAAACTGTTAAGCCTTCCTAGTATCTCTCTTGTGATGTATGATCTCACTCACAAACCTCCTGGAACCATTGAATGGGAATAG
- a CDS encoding LIMLP_04285 family protein codes for MKLQRFVFVTILSFFLHPLLADTVKVKATKEVLENVKTSSPTANYVLVESQDGTKQAFKKNAVEVTTLPVAWEQPKEEEKPGFFSGLFASKGNSEGQKSAEPNAEGNQEPSKEGKENESILSKRLPELAMGGMALLWILLP; via the coding sequence ATGAAGCTCCAAAGATTTGTTTTTGTAACCATTTTATCATTTTTCCTTCACCCACTTCTAGCAGACACAGTGAAAGTAAAAGCGACCAAAGAAGTATTAGAGAATGTAAAAACTTCTTCTCCAACCGCAAATTATGTTTTAGTGGAATCTCAAGATGGCACCAAACAAGCGTTCAAGAAAAATGCTGTAGAAGTCACAACACTTCCTGTTGCTTGGGAACAACCGAAGGAAGAAGAAAAACCTGGATTTTTTTCAGGATTATTTGCCTCAAAAGGAAATTCAGAGGGACAAAAATCAGCTGAACCGAATGCGGAAGGGAATCAAGAACCATCCAAAGAAGGGAAAGAAAACGAGAGTATTCTCTCCAAACGACTTCCTGAACTCGCAATGGGTGGGATGGCTCTGCTTTGGATCCTACTCCCTTAA
- a CDS encoding O-antigen ligase family protein, which translates to MIGKETFHTVSYVFLWLFLAFSPFSISLSQIFAGLSLLFLFLHQIKNKEQPKFPNALLFWIGLYISFLIYPLIEYQQIHWKKDIVKSEFGDLWMGFLLLHQTSLTNLQKKNLQKAVLLGAIFLVLSGLVSLFFHYRLAPYVMDGFRYIEGKRLPHLLAILNGISIYLPIGFQSTHLTYGGLLALYLPSLWEKTFVLFQKKKIRIHFWKVSLVFFSFSLLGFFLLFLNQSRSIWIGFLVSFILLYQNRKPSIKKILPWLVLGIFFILAILIIFYHSNWIFQRAIDDIFTKRSLENQRIWIHKINFILVRENFLFGIGAGNYGERFIDSAIPIIDQFPELYYDLFITPKSHAHFDFFHDILLGGCFAFFFFLCFLWAICKQIESTQNQFLFSIGIFVVFIAGSFQCYLLDDEVLLPFMGLLSILPQLRKNRFDFQSKKKDQFGISSITVFPIRKYIPISFGMILLWLFSSLTVTYLWSRTDEVDLVIHRTRTKDNFPSPLSQLSIGVAKPVPLPPNTKDWYFKLSGCLDKEVNLRTKPISRKKPIQLKILWDKEFEKHLPSSIIVEIRKRESFDQDKEYKVHGERVLKTILLPITGKDHLVSVDPREMLQEAPEFVDFGFWFAWEGKEPYLPRIAISGNCE; encoded by the coding sequence ATGATTGGGAAAGAAACATTTCATACGGTATCCTATGTTTTTCTCTGGCTTTTTTTGGCTTTCTCCCCATTTTCCATTAGCCTAAGCCAAATCTTTGCTGGCCTATCCTTATTATTTTTATTCTTACACCAAATCAAAAACAAAGAACAACCCAAATTCCCAAATGCACTTCTTTTTTGGATCGGACTCTACATTAGTTTTTTAATTTATCCTCTCATCGAATACCAACAGATCCATTGGAAAAAAGACATCGTAAAATCGGAATTTGGTGATCTCTGGATGGGTTTTTTACTCCTCCACCAAACATCTCTTACAAACTTACAGAAAAAAAATTTACAAAAAGCAGTTCTTTTGGGAGCAATTTTCCTAGTCCTTTCAGGGCTAGTTTCTTTGTTTTTCCACTATAGACTTGCTCCCTATGTTATGGATGGTTTTCGTTATATCGAAGGAAAACGACTTCCCCATTTACTCGCAATTCTAAACGGAATTTCGATTTATTTGCCAATCGGTTTCCAAAGTACCCATTTAACATATGGTGGGCTACTTGCTTTATACCTACCTTCTTTGTGGGAAAAAACATTTGTACTCTTCCAAAAGAAAAAAATCCGAATCCATTTTTGGAAAGTTTCCTTGGTATTTTTTAGTTTCTCCTTGTTAGGTTTTTTTCTTCTTTTTTTAAACCAAAGCCGATCGATTTGGATTGGTTTTTTGGTTAGTTTCATCCTTCTCTACCAGAATAGAAAACCTTCTATAAAAAAAATCCTACCTTGGCTCGTATTAGGTATATTCTTTATTTTGGCAATCCTTATCATATTTTATCATTCCAATTGGATTTTCCAACGGGCCATTGACGACATATTCACCAAACGTTCGCTAGAGAACCAAAGAATTTGGATCCATAAGATCAATTTCATTTTGGTTAGAGAAAATTTTCTTTTTGGAATTGGTGCTGGGAACTACGGAGAACGGTTTATTGATTCTGCAATTCCCATCATTGATCAATTTCCAGAACTCTATTACGATTTATTCATAACTCCTAAATCACATGCTCATTTTGATTTTTTCCATGACATCCTACTCGGAGGATGTTTTGCCTTTTTTTTCTTCTTATGCTTTTTGTGGGCTATTTGTAAACAAATTGAATCTACTCAAAATCAATTTCTATTTTCGATCGGAATTTTTGTAGTATTCATTGCGGGAAGTTTTCAGTGTTATTTGTTAGATGATGAAGTATTATTACCTTTTATGGGTTTATTGTCGATTCTCCCACAATTGAGAAAAAATAGATTTGATTTCCAATCCAAAAAAAAGGATCAATTTGGGATAAGTTCTATAACTGTTTTTCCAATTCGAAAGTACATTCCCATTTCCTTCGGAATGATTTTACTTTGGCTCTTTTCCTCACTGACTGTCACCTATTTGTGGAGCCGAACCGATGAGGTAGATTTGGTCATTCACCGAACAAGGACCAAAGATAACTTTCCAAGTCCGTTATCTCAATTGTCTATTGGAGTCGCAAAACCCGTTCCACTTCCACCGAACACCAAGGATTGGTATTTCAAACTTTCAGGATGTTTGGACAAAGAAGTGAATTTAAGAACCAAACCCATCTCTAGAAAAAAGCCAATCCAATTGAAAATTCTATGGGACAAGGAATTTGAAAAACACTTACCTAGTTCCATTATCGTTGAAATTCGAAAACGAGAGAGTTTTGACCAAGACAAGGAATATAAAGTTCATGGAGAACGTGTTCTCAAAACGATCTTACTTCCGATCACAGGAAAAGATCATCTGGTCTCCGTAGATCCAAGAGAGATGCTTCAGGAGGCACCAGAGTTTGTTGATTTTGGATTTTGGTTTGCGTGGGAAGGAAAGGAACCTTACTTACCGAGGATTGCGATTTCAGGGAATTGTGAGTGA
- a CDS encoding glycosyltransferase family 2 protein yields MDGKRKRKLSVAIITFNEEKNIGDCIRSVMTFADEIIVLDSLSTDKTKEIATSFPTVRFFEAPFPGHVEQKNKAISYCKNDWILSLDADERANEELQKSIITFLEAEEIHCEGFKIARLTFHLGKWIRYSGWYPQRRYRLFQKESASWVGENPHDYLELKMGSRGKVMKGDILHYSFTDFSHQINTINQFSSIVAYTRYAKGESFSLLKTIFKPFGKFFEIYVFKFGFLDGIPGLWIALASSFSTFLKYAKLYELDKLKLERPSNVRKDYGKK; encoded by the coding sequence ATGGATGGCAAGAGAAAAAGAAAATTGTCGGTGGCAATCATCACCTTCAACGAAGAAAAAAACATTGGTGATTGTATTCGATCCGTAATGACGTTTGCAGATGAAATCATTGTACTTGATTCATTAAGCACAGACAAAACAAAAGAAATCGCAACATCATTCCCCACCGTTCGATTTTTCGAAGCTCCTTTTCCGGGTCATGTGGAACAAAAAAACAAAGCGATTTCGTATTGTAAAAATGATTGGATCTTATCATTAGATGCAGATGAAAGAGCAAACGAAGAACTCCAAAAATCAATCATCACCTTCCTCGAAGCAGAGGAAATCCATTGTGAAGGATTTAAAATTGCAAGGCTTACTTTCCATTTAGGGAAGTGGATCCGTTACAGTGGTTGGTATCCCCAACGCCGGTACCGATTGTTCCAGAAAGAAAGTGCAAGTTGGGTCGGTGAAAACCCTCACGACTATTTAGAATTAAAAATGGGATCTCGGGGAAAGGTAATGAAAGGTGATATCTTACATTATAGTTTCACCGACTTTAGCCACCAAATTAATACGATCAATCAATTTTCAAGTATTGTTGCTTATACTCGTTATGCGAAAGGAGAATCATTCTCTCTTCTAAAAACAATTTTTAAACCCTTTGGAAAATTCTTTGAAATTTATGTATTTAAATTTGGTTTTTTAGATGGAATCCCTGGACTTTGGATCGCCCTTGCTTCCTCATTTTCGACCTTCCTAAAATATGCGAAATTATATGAGCTTGACAAATTGAAGTTGGAACGACCTTCCAATGTAAGAAAAGACTATGGCAAAAAATAG
- a CDS encoding LBBP_01157 family protein encodes MAKNSSEKKTGFWKKILSLFQSDQNSKGQDSEKRKKEPKSFLMEWVTASESWKKKLPTKQVNSGLVTETKKFRLTKTNDKLFRIEGEDYSIILVTDNHLYKNKDGKWAGVLFVDEGDLNQNLTKEIGKLDDFLNQFAIPKADLFLETDAPKDDWRVVLSWERFWQEQLLLQMSPNSMALVMLAIGEECKDFFVKIATERQKRLVRDELFYLNLGVSKQNNPHSKTKNLYGFGYALKEFGNKINLIQERREKEIEHGA; translated from the coding sequence ATGGCAAAAAATAGTTCAGAAAAGAAAACGGGATTTTGGAAAAAAATCCTTTCCTTATTCCAATCAGATCAAAATTCCAAAGGACAGGATTCTGAAAAACGGAAAAAAGAGCCAAAATCGTTTCTTATGGAATGGGTTACAGCAAGCGAATCTTGGAAAAAGAAACTCCCCACAAAACAGGTTAACTCAGGCCTTGTTACCGAAACAAAGAAGTTTCGCTTAACAAAAACAAATGATAAACTATTTCGAATCGAAGGTGAGGATTATTCCATCATCTTAGTTACCGATAACCATTTGTATAAAAATAAAGATGGGAAATGGGCAGGTGTGTTATTTGTTGATGAGGGTGATTTGAACCAAAATCTAACCAAAGAGATTGGGAAATTGGATGACTTTCTGAATCAATTTGCCATACCCAAAGCAGATCTCTTTTTAGAGACCGATGCTCCCAAAGATGATTGGCGGGTTGTTCTAAGTTGGGAAAGATTTTGGCAGGAACAATTGTTATTACAAATGTCTCCAAACTCTATGGCACTTGTTATGTTAGCCATTGGAGAGGAGTGTAAAGATTTTTTTGTTAAAATTGCAACGGAAAGGCAAAAACGCCTAGTACGGGATGAATTGTTTTATTTGAATTTAGGTGTTAGTAAACAAAACAACCCACATTCCAAAACAAAAAATCTTTATGGTTTTGGTTACGCATTAAAAGAATTTGGTAATAAAATCAATCTGATACAAGAAAGAAGAGAAAAGGAAATAGAACATGGAGCATAG
- a CDS encoding D-sedoheptulose 7-phosphate isomerase, giving the protein MEHSTIIQSQIEESIRVKEQLLPSLLPNISAAGKLLVDALRNDGTLFFCGNGGSSCDASHIAAELVVRYKSGNERKAIPAIALNSDQAVLTACSNDYGYEFLFQRQIQAFGKPKDVFIGLTTSGNSQNIILAVEEAKKIGMKVVLLLGGDGGKLKGKADVEIIVPSKVTARIQESHILIGHILCSIIEKELFGLD; this is encoded by the coding sequence ATGGAGCATAGTACAATCATCCAATCTCAAATTGAGGAATCCATACGAGTCAAAGAACAACTCCTTCCTTCTTTATTACCAAATATATCCGCTGCAGGAAAACTGTTAGTGGACGCATTACGAAATGATGGAACCTTGTTTTTTTGTGGTAACGGTGGATCTAGTTGTGATGCATCTCATATTGCAGCAGAATTGGTTGTACGTTACAAATCAGGGAATGAAAGGAAAGCAATTCCTGCCATTGCTCTGAACAGTGACCAAGCAGTGTTAACAGCTTGTTCCAATGATTATGGATACGAATTTTTATTCCAAAGACAAATCCAAGCGTTTGGGAAACCGAAAGATGTATTTATTGGGTTAACAACTTCTGGAAATTCGCAAAACATCATTTTGGCGGTTGAAGAAGCCAAAAAAATTGGAATGAAAGTTGTATTACTGCTTGGTGGAGACGGTGGAAAATTGAAAGGAAAAGCAGATGTGGAAATAATTGTTCCTTCAAAGGTCACTGCAAGGATTCAAGAATCCCACATTCTAATTGGGCATATACTTTGTAGTATCATAGAGAAGGAATTGTTTGGACTCGACTAA
- a CDS encoding ATP-binding cassette domain-containing protein, which yields MDSTKIAVIQIQNASLITKEGHSIWKSIGMEIKAGTIHGIIGESGSGKSTLALALFSNLPDDCKISYDQFSVLGCDVFSNEFPEKKNVFLVPQNPNLAFHPYRTIGSQVLDFLKLSKLTNVTEEMVLSYFDQLSIPRGHWKRVAKNLSGGEKQRILLTLAFLRYPKILVLDEPTTGLDAFSEKIVLETVQNFAKSGMTVVFITHELRIIESLASEVTIMKEGEVIETLPIYNHQLEPNSEYGKQLKEASVLFR from the coding sequence TTGGACTCGACTAAAATTGCTGTCATCCAAATTCAAAATGCCTCATTAATCACAAAAGAAGGCCACTCCATTTGGAAATCCATTGGAATGGAAATCAAAGCCGGAACCATTCATGGTATCATCGGCGAATCTGGATCCGGAAAATCGACTCTTGCTCTTGCTTTATTTTCCAATTTGCCAGACGACTGCAAAATCAGTTATGATCAATTTTCTGTGTTAGGTTGTGACGTTTTCTCAAATGAATTTCCTGAGAAAAAAAATGTTTTCCTCGTCCCTCAGAATCCCAATTTAGCCTTCCATCCTTATCGAACCATTGGGAGCCAAGTTTTGGATTTTTTGAAACTTTCTAAGTTAACCAATGTCACAGAAGAAATGGTTCTTTCCTATTTTGATCAATTATCCATCCCACGTGGGCATTGGAAACGGGTTGCCAAAAACCTTTCCGGTGGTGAAAAGCAGAGGATCTTACTCACGTTAGCATTCCTTCGATATCCAAAAATTCTTGTTTTAGATGAGCCAACAACGGGACTTGATGCGTTTTCTGAAAAAATTGTATTGGAAACTGTCCAAAACTTTGCAAAATCAGGGATGACAGTTGTTTTTATTACTCATGAACTTAGGATCATCGAAAGTCTAGCATCCGAAGTTACGATAATGAAAGAAGGGGAAGTGATTGAAACACTTCCCATTTACAACCACCAATTGGAGCCAAATTCGGAATATGGGAAACAACTTAAGGAAGCATCTGTTTTATTTCGGTAG